Proteins encoded within one genomic window of Bemisia tabaci chromosome 2, PGI_BMITA_v3:
- the LOC109029784 gene encoding solute carrier family 2, facilitated glucose transporter member 1 isoform X2, whose protein sequence is MGGEDQKPRASKQSANGRLLFAISAAALGSAFQHGYNTGVVNAPQSLIESWISDVLRNRSGAGAEYKPEPSQVTMIWSIAVSIFCVGGMIGGSLTGLIAEKLGRKYGLLYNNILVLAGCLLQQHSKNFGSYEMFIAGRFFIGVNCGLNAGLVPMYLSEISPMNLRGAVGTVYQLVVTISILISQIFGLKSVFGTAENWPLLFEIALLPSIFQVITLPFCPESPRHTLLHHGLELQAQKDLSWFRGTIEVHDEMEEMKNEYEAMKLTPQVTIREMLSNAQLRIPLFIAAMVMVCQQLSGINAVMFFSTKIFKMAQLSDEAAQYSTLGMGSMNVLMTLISLVLVEKAGRKTLLLIGFSGMFVDTVLLTICLAFVEKSIVISYFCILLVIVFVVMFAVGPGSIPWFLVSELFNQSARPTAASIAVAVNWTANFMVGLGFLPLQEALGSNVFVIFAVLLGLFVLFVWKKVPETKNKTMEEISSMFRQISYQ, encoded by the exons AGCGCGAACGGGCGGTTGCTATTCGCGATATCTGCAGCGGCGCTTGGCTCCGCCTTTCAACACGGTTACAACACAGGAGTAGTCAACGCCCCACAATCC TTGATCGAGTCATGGATCTCGGACGTGCTGCGGAACCGATCGGGGGCGGGAGCCGAGTACAAGCCGGAGCCCTCGCAAGTGACGATGATCTGGTCGATCGCGGTGTCCATCTTCTGCGTGGGCGGCATGATCGGCGGATCCCTCACCGGTCTCATCGCCGAGAAGCTCGGCAGGAAGTACGGACTCCTCTACAACAACATCCTCGTCCTCGCCGGATGCCTCCTCCAAC AAcattcgaaaaattttggatccTATGAAATGTTTATCGCCGGACGATTTTTCATCGGTGTTAACTGTGGTTTGAATGCCGGTCTCGTTCCAATGTACTTGAGTGAAATATCGCCGATGAATCTTCGAGGAGCG gtcGGAACCGTGTATCAGTTAGTTGTCACAATCTCGATCCTCATCTCTCAGATATTTGGACTAAAATCAGTGTTCGGAACAGCTGAAAACTGGCCACTCTTGTTCGAAATAGCTCTGCTCCCCTCCATCTTCCAAGTCATCACGCTTCCTTTCTGCCCAGAATCCCCGCGGCACACACTCCTACACCACGGTCTAGAACTTCAAGCTCAAAAAG ATCTGTCGTGGTTCCGCGGAACAATCGAAGTACATGATGAGatggaagagatgaaaaacGAGTACGAAGCCATGAAGCTCACCCCACAAGTAACAATCAGAGAAATGCTATCGAATGCTCAACTCCGCATCCCCCTTTTCATTGCAGCTATGGTGATGGTGTGTCAGCAGCTATCAGGAATCAATGCT gtCATGTTCTTTTCGACGAAGATCTTCAAGATGGCTCAGCTCTCAGATGAGGCAGCCCAATACAGTACGTTAGGCATGGGTTCAATGAATGTGCTTATGACCTTAATTTCATTGGTCCTTGTAGAGAAAGCTGGACGGAAAACACTCCTCCTGATTGGGTTCTCTGGAATGTTTGTTGACACTGTTCTCTTGACCATCTGTCTTGCTTTTGTA gaaaaatcgaTAGTCATCTCATACTTCTGCATATTGCTGGTCATTGTGTTCGTTGTCATGTTTGCTGTCGGACCCGGATCTATACCTTGGTTCCTTGTCTCTGAACTGTTCAATCAGTCTGCCCGCCCGACTGCTGCGAGTATTGCTGTTGCTGTCAACTGGACAGCCAATTTCATGGTTGGCCTCGGATTCCTTCCTCTCCAG GAGGCTCTCGGAAGCAATGTGTTTGTGATTTTTGCAGTCCTATTGGGTTTGTTTGTCCTCTTTGTTTGGAAAAAGGTCccagaaacaaaaaacaaaacgatGGAAGAAATCTCATCCATGTTCAGGCAGATATCCTACCAGTAA
- the mRpS22 gene encoding small ribosomal subunit protein mS22 has translation MLCSTLNFNSHVVTSRITFFRLLSTSKILKSDNAVNERDYIFFKPEVQTLLKKLTGLDINKVFRRRALGETPQPPEYKFMTTAQIQKEMEKTLKKAEKKLQMPPVVPISEDKPKVITKDPALAGYDPDDAKYIFTDINFPANDRARLIVVREPDGTLREANKDERHRMNQLYFPVKGRSLYHPRMFQPENLKPVLERRDYEFILDRACIQFEPDSIEYHNTVSVTYDHIDETRSYEVLRSTRHFGPFVLHLVKKREIDNLLEENFRSDRLEDAASLIQLYHIVHPDCKSASTKYTPGREIEFIQAYIDNDSNKKSFLQAALDSVEDIQKVDSG, from the exons ATGCTCTGCTCTACTTTGAACTTCAATAGCCATGTAGTTACATCCCGAATCACATTTTTCCGTCTGCTCTCAACGTCGAAGATTTTAAAATCAG ATAATGCTGTCAATGAGAgagattacatttttttcaaaccagAAGTTCAAACCTTGCTGAAGAAACTAACGGGATTAGACATTAACAAAGTTTTTCGAAGGAGAGCCCTTGGTGAAACTCCGCAACCTCCTGAGTACAAGTTTATGACCACAGCACAAATTCAGaag GAAATGGAGAAGACTTTGAAAAAAGCAGAGAAAAAGCTACAGATGCCTCCTGTTGTTCCAATCTCGGAAGATAAGCCCAAGGTCATTACGAAAGACCCTGCATTAGCTGGTTATGACCCAGATGATGCTAAATACATCTTTACAGATATAAACTTCCCAGCGAATGATAGG GCACGATTAATTGTTGTGCGCGAGCCTGATGGAACTCTGCGAGAAGCCAACAAGGATGAAAGACATCGTATGAATCAATTGTATTTTCCAGTCAAAGGACGCTCCCTCTATCATCCTAGAATGTTCCAACCAGAAAACTTGAAG CCTGTTTTGGAACGGCGAGACTATGAATTTATACTGGACCGCGCATGTATTCAGTTTGAGCCAGACAGCATTGAATATCATAATACAGTGTCTGTAACGTATGATCATATAGACGAAACCCGGTCTTATGAAGTGTTGCGTTCTACAAGGCACTTTGGACCATTTGTCCTTCATTTAGTAAAAAAACGGGAGATTGATAATttgcttgaagaaaatttcagatcCGACCG GTTAGAAGATGCTGCCTCACTGATTCAGTTGTATCATATCGTGCACCCTGATTGTAAATCAGCATCTACCAAGTATACCCCTGGGCGGGAGATTGAATTCATACAG GCCTACATTGATAATGACAGTAATAAAAAGAGTTTTCTCCAGGCAGCTTTAGATTCTGTTGAAGACATCCAAAAAGTTGATTCAGGTTAG